From the Clostridiales bacterium FE2011 genome, one window contains:
- a CDS encoding metallophosphoesterase, which yields MRKFFRVLIALVLILAIITAAVYFYSQYTQTHYLIRFYQETSGKVSDNIRIAVVSDIHNREYGEKNETLISDIRALKPDLILIPGDMVIREQDDYRPMLNLVSSLSGIAPCYGVLGNHESERIYYRDDQELPGKFRDAGLKLLRNATEEVRIGNDVIQLIGVEGSAHGFEAYGGREFMDKTVINPSAYSILMAHVPILFESQLAGYDFNLGIAGHVHGGIVNLPFAGGLYSDEEGFFPRFTAGEYTLQNQQKLIVSAGLGDSKPFPPRINNMPELVVIDIDRY from the coding sequence TTGCGGAAGTTCTTTCGTGTACTGATCGCTTTGGTATTGATCCTGGCGATCATTACTGCGGCTGTGTATTTTTACAGCCAGTATACGCAGACCCATTACCTGATCAGATTCTATCAGGAGACATCCGGAAAAGTCAGTGACAACATCCGGATCGCGGTTGTCTCCGATATTCATAACCGGGAATACGGGGAAAAAAACGAAACGCTGATTTCTGACATCCGAGCCCTGAAACCAGATCTGATTCTTATCCCGGGCGATATGGTGATCCGGGAACAGGATGACTACAGGCCCATGCTGAATCTTGTGTCCTCATTATCCGGGATCGCGCCGTGTTACGGGGTTCTCGGAAATCATGAGAGCGAACGCATTTATTACCGGGACGACCAGGAACTGCCCGGGAAGTTCAGAGACGCGGGGCTGAAGCTGCTGCGCAACGCGACTGAAGAGGTCCGGATCGGAAATGACGTGATCCAGCTGATCGGAGTGGAAGGCAGCGCTCACGGATTTGAAGCATACGGCGGACGGGAATTCATGGATAAAACCGTGATCAATCCATCTGCGTACAGCATTCTGATGGCCCATGTTCCGATCCTCTTTGAATCGCAGCTGGCCGGATATGATTTCAACCTGGGAATCGCGGGACACGTGCACGGCGGGATTGTGAACCTGCCTTTTGCCGGAGGCCTGTATTCGGACGAAGAAGGATTCTTCCCGCGCTTTACTGCGGGGGAATACACGCTGCAGAACCAACAGAAACTGATCGTCAGCGCGGGACTCGGCGATTCCAAACCGTTCCCGCCGCGGATCAATAACATGCCGGAACTGGTTGTGATCGATATTGACCGGTATTAG
- a CDS encoding small multi-drug export protein, with product MLKHYIISFLISMVPLIELRGALPYALANGIPTLPAYIVCMVANMLPVPVIFFFARKVLEWGKDKKYIGRFFTFCLEKGHKAGEKLKARAGTKGLFIALLLFVGIPLPGTGAWTGTLAASILDMDFKSSVIAVLLGVLLAAIIMGVGSLIVINGVQLIG from the coding sequence ATGCTGAAACACTACATTATTTCATTTCTGATTTCCATGGTTCCCCTGATCGAGCTCAGGGGCGCTTTGCCTTACGCACTGGCCAACGGGATTCCCACCCTGCCTGCCTACATCGTGTGCATGGTGGCCAATATGCTGCCGGTGCCGGTGATCTTTTTCTTTGCACGCAAGGTGCTGGAATGGGGCAAGGATAAAAAATACATCGGGCGCTTCTTTACTTTCTGCCTGGAAAAGGGTCACAAAGCAGGCGAAAAGCTGAAGGCAAGGGCCGGCACCAAGGGACTTTTCATCGCGCTTCTGCTGTTTGTCGGCATTCCGCTTCCCGGAACCGGAGCCTGGACGGGTACCCTGGCTGCAAGCATCCTGGATATGGATTTCAAATCCAGCGTCATTGCTGTGCTGCTGGGCGTCTTGCTGGCTGCCATCATTATGGGTGTGGGAAGCCTGATTGTTATCAACGGCGTACAACTTATTGGCTGA
- a CDS encoding carbohydrate ABC transporter substrate-binding protein — MRIRKLIAVTAALLLTVLAGRGTAEGGVTLRTISCFAGLDGSAEEYVAILQHYESMTGNTVIDNSAVIDEAWKTDVLKDFAAGNEPDILFFFAAGADSAPILSRVVSLEEINTAYPDMNLPENDILREPDGKVYAVPVRGYWEGLYVHTDLFEQYGAPLPKDWTSLLEAIKIFRENGIIPIAISLSDIPHYLAEMSLLACAPKEDLAARPKTFEEVPASWLEAMSLIRELAEAGAFADNAWSTYESATTNLFLEKKAAMQMDGSWIQSSFTYGMMDTLRVLPMPLHNGEGTADCYVGGVSMGFYLTRRAWESGRRDAAVALLQELTSEESIAELGSSTLSGRLLDSAKDMQAGRQMVSPLQDAMNIKAREVWLLECIPAVAEGTMTPEECWRRVMSLAPFAE; from the coding sequence ATGCGAATCAGGAAGTTGATTGCAGTAACAGCGGCGCTGCTGCTGACAGTCCTTGCCGGAAGAGGAACGGCGGAGGGCGGCGTTACGCTGCGCACCATCAGCTGTTTTGCGGGCCTGGACGGGTCTGCGGAAGAATACGTTGCGATCCTGCAGCACTATGAGTCGATGACCGGCAATACGGTGATCGACAATTCCGCCGTCATCGATGAGGCCTGGAAGACAGATGTCCTGAAGGACTTCGCGGCGGGAAATGAGCCGGATATCCTTTTCTTCTTCGCGGCGGGAGCGGACTCCGCACCGATCCTGTCCCGGGTCGTTTCTCTTGAAGAAATCAATACTGCCTATCCGGATATGAACCTGCCGGAAAACGATATCCTGCGGGAACCGGACGGGAAGGTATACGCGGTGCCGGTGAGAGGATACTGGGAAGGCCTGTATGTACATACAGACCTGTTTGAGCAATACGGTGCGCCGCTGCCGAAGGACTGGACGTCGCTTCTGGAAGCAATCAAAATCTTCCGGGAGAATGGTATTATCCCGATTGCCATTTCCCTGTCAGACATTCCCCATTACCTGGCGGAAATGTCGTTGCTGGCCTGCGCGCCAAAAGAAGACCTGGCAGCAAGGCCGAAGACTTTTGAAGAGGTGCCTGCCTCCTGGCTGGAAGCAATGAGCCTGATCCGGGAACTGGCAGAGGCCGGGGCCTTTGCGGATAACGCGTGGAGCACCTATGAAAGCGCGACCACCAACCTGTTCCTGGAAAAGAAGGCGGCCATGCAGATGGACGGCAGCTGGATTCAATCCTCCTTTACGTACGGGATGATGGACACCCTGCGGGTGCTGCCCATGCCGCTGCACAATGGGGAAGGAACGGCCGACTGCTATGTCGGCGGTGTTTCTATGGGCTTCTACCTGACCCGCCGGGCCTGGGAGTCCGGACGGCGGGACGCGGCAGTGGCCCTGCTGCAGGAACTGACCAGCGAAGAAAGTATCGCGGAGCTTGGCAGCTCTACCCTTTCGGGGAGGCTGCTGGATTCCGCAAAGGATATGCAGGCAGGGAGGCAGATGGTCAGCCCGCTGCAGGACGCCATGAACATCAAGGCCCGGGAAGTCTGGCTGCTGGAATGTATTCCCGCGGTGGCGGAGGGAACCATGACGCCTGAAGAATGCTGGCGCCGGGTGATGAGCCTGGCCCCTTTCGCGGAATGA
- a CDS encoding response regulator — protein MYRVVLVDDERLIIRGLSTVIPWAELGCEIAGTAHDGVSGLELIRSIRPDIVLTDIRMPNMDGLTMLAAIRSEFPGIQMSVLTAYRDFEYARKAITLGVCRYLLKPSNLDELQEAVKLMVSRLDAMPQLPEDPDDESVKEAGNHLVKAALAYMKEHCTEQHLSLGEVADHVYVSQWHLSKLLNRETDQSFFDLLGSMRIAKAKKLLADPALRIHEIAEMAGFSDVAHFSRSFKKIAGCTPGEYRNHQM, from the coding sequence ATGTATCGGGTAGTCCTTGTGGACGATGAAAGACTGATTATCCGCGGACTGTCCACGGTGATTCCGTGGGCAGAACTTGGCTGTGAAATCGCCGGTACAGCCCATGACGGCGTCAGCGGCCTGGAACTGATCCGCAGCATCCGGCCGGATATCGTGCTGACGGATATCCGGATGCCGAACATGGACGGACTGACAATGCTGGCAGCCATCCGCAGCGAGTTTCCGGGCATCCAGATGTCCGTGCTGACGGCTTACCGGGATTTTGAATACGCCCGGAAGGCCATTACGCTGGGCGTGTGCCGATACCTGCTCAAGCCCAGCAACCTGGATGAACTGCAGGAAGCCGTGAAGCTGATGGTTTCCCGGCTGGACGCCATGCCGCAGCTGCCAGAGGATCCGGATGACGAATCCGTGAAGGAAGCCGGCAACCACCTGGTCAAGGCGGCGCTGGCCTATATGAAGGAACACTGCACAGAGCAGCATCTTTCCCTGGGAGAGGTGGCGGATCACGTTTATGTGAGCCAGTGGCATCTGTCCAAGCTGCTGAATCGTGAAACGGATCAGAGCTTCTTTGACCTGCTGGGAAGTATGCGGATTGCCAAAGCCAAAAAACTGCTGGCGGATCCGGCGCTCCGGATACATGAAATTGCGGAAATGGCAGGCTTCTCAGACGTGGCGCATTTCTCCCGCAGCTTCAAGAAAATCGCCGGCTGCACGCCCGGAGAATACAGGAATCATCAGATGTAA
- a CDS encoding DUF368 domain-containing protein, with protein sequence MLQWILDILRGAVIGVSNIIPGVSGGTMAVSMGIYDRVIYAVNNLFKQFKKNFKDLLPIIIGVLIGLFAFAALIGTLLGTKSDEIPITRLPTNFAFIGLILGGLPAIYKRVNMKSAKIPGVILFLVFLALVVVLPLLNPPEARTVDHSIGTILLMIPLGAIASSTMVIPGISGSMILMLLGYYNPVINAMNDLRGGDWSSLAILAPYVIGLLVGIVFIAKLMNFLLKKHAALTFSAIFGLVIGSPVALLMQNRECFQLANTGNWIASIACLIVGFAIAWFMSTLDKKEA encoded by the coding sequence ATGCTGCAGTGGATTCTTGACATTCTGCGCGGCGCCGTAATCGGCGTTTCCAATATCATCCCCGGCGTATCCGGCGGGACCATGGCCGTGTCCATGGGTATTTATGACCGCGTGATCTATGCGGTGAATAACCTTTTCAAGCAGTTCAAGAAGAACTTCAAGGATCTTCTGCCGATTATCATCGGCGTGCTGATCGGCCTGTTTGCCTTTGCCGCGCTCATCGGCACCCTGCTGGGAACGAAATCCGATGAGATTCCGATCACCCGCCTGCCCACCAATTTCGCGTTCATCGGCCTGATTCTCGGGGGACTTCCCGCCATTTACAAGCGGGTCAATATGAAGAGCGCCAAGATCCCCGGCGTGATCCTGTTCCTGGTCTTCCTGGCGCTGGTAGTGGTTCTGCCCCTGCTGAATCCTCCGGAAGCGCGGACAGTGGATCATTCCATCGGAACCATCCTGCTGATGATCCCGCTGGGCGCAATTGCTTCTTCCACCATGGTCATTCCGGGTATCTCCGGCTCCATGATCCTGATGCTCCTGGGCTACTACAACCCGGTTATCAATGCCATGAATGACCTGCGGGGCGGGGACTGGTCCAGCCTTGCGATTCTGGCGCCTTATGTAATCGGTCTTCTTGTGGGCATCGTGTTCATCGCGAAGCTCATGAACTTCCTGCTCAAAAAGCATGCCGCACTGACCTTCTCCGCGATTTTCGGACTGGTGATCGGATCTCCTGTGGCACTGCTGATGCAGAACCGGGAATGCTTCCAGCTGGCAAACACCGGAAACTGGATTGCCAGCATTGCCTGCCTGATTGTCGGTTTTGCGATTGCCTGGTTTATGTCCACACTGGATAAGAAGGAAGCATAA
- the raiA gene encoding ribosome-associated translation inhibitor RaiA gives MKLTIQARNMSVSPAITQRIEKKTETMGKYLWPETEMQVRMRKEKNDRRVVEITVPMGKNVILRSESSADDNLFLAIDKALAKMERQIRKHRTKLGKNLREEIPDVPEYIEEDSGEEEKERKVVKQKTFPVRPMSVEDAAIEMELLGHNFFAFVNIDTDRTNVLYLRKDGDLGLLEPEA, from the coding sequence ATGAAACTTACAATACAGGCACGTAACATGTCGGTCAGCCCGGCAATCACTCAGAGGATCGAGAAGAAGACGGAAACCATGGGCAAGTATCTCTGGCCAGAGACAGAGATGCAGGTAAGAATGAGAAAGGAGAAGAACGACCGCCGGGTGGTGGAAATCACCGTCCCCATGGGAAAGAACGTGATCCTGCGCAGCGAGTCCTCCGCGGACGACAACCTGTTCCTCGCCATTGACAAAGCCCTGGCGAAGATGGAACGGCAGATCCGGAAACACCGGACGAAGCTGGGCAAGAACCTGAGAGAAGAAATCCCGGATGTGCCGGAGTATATTGAAGAGGATTCAGGCGAAGAAGAGAAAGAGAGAAAGGTGGTTAAGCAGAAGACCTTCCCGGTACGCCCCATGAGCGTGGAAGACGCCGCAATTGAAATGGAACTGCTGGGACATAATTTCTTCGCCTTTGTAAATATCGACACAGATCGGACCAACGTCCTCTACCTGAGAAAGGACGGAGATCTGGGTTTGCTGGAGCCGGAAGCTTAA